Proteins found in one Planococcus citri chromosome 2, ihPlaCitr1.1, whole genome shotgun sequence genomic segment:
- the LOC135835425 gene encoding uncharacterized protein LOC135835425, whose translation MRNFIFSPIFILLAFNCIVKENIVNGVIEKDTTDSESKPGAIVLYEDIGNQQKNDQEASNDPLAIVPFEGAGNQQKNSQSTSKDPLGIADKEKPLLLTDETNPPFTVVKIWDRATKSYDYFLPSEILRGENGKTELSVIGARGTQEEKLCPETRLDYQQGLLNAVYKANPATKTCLFTTENDVKQCIEKPTPWLRKKREDQQSLESPIRTNCGAQKNHHLLVFEFNDCGSETDFVQYGHNALDEVRELGHERNVTPFKFRATYPMYEICYDFDANKTLWTRNQVLEPMLFFTPETPQDAERHIKLDSLSTSTYDLKIKTDTFESLKKKYQSDSTRLGMNPEYLVPPKHFAMSHWKTSARHFVNTAPLLPKFRRLMRVINEGLLKLSVRAFDYDGKKLHIFTKAMTNTNVYTPLITPLLNYIGLGPSEEHIAENIWYKFIYNETDKSAALITLYNYNELPKGTPCENTLACNFAKWLARQTTFTQKVLDFVGCTAISSTVAKELFQVDVEIKSTIDLTNLIKKFHTDFNLAFLKNNPKDSLDLVLQSELSDTSLEDEEGSPNTGENNLSLVPVDPSTPKQEVDTESHDPANEKSIVLT comes from the exons atgcgaaattttattttctcaccGATTTTTATATTACTTGCATTCAACTGCATTGTTAAAG AAAATATTGTAAACGGTGTAATAGAAAAAGACACGACTGACTCCGAGTCAAAACCAGGAG CGATTGTACTATACGAAGATATCggaaatcagcaaaaaaatgatcaagagGCCTCTAATGATCCATTAG CGATTGTACCCTTCGAAGGTGCCGGAAATCAGCAGAAAAATAGTCAAAGCACATCCAAAGACCCATTAG GAATTGCTGACAAAGAAAAACCATTGTTATTAACAG ACGAAACAAATCCACCTTTCACTGTGGTAAAAATATGGGATAGAGCGACAAAATCTTATGACTACTTTCTTCCATCCGAAATACTAAGAggagaaaatggaaaaacagaACTATCTGTAATAGGTGCCCGAGGTACccaagaagaaaaattatgccCTGAAACAAGATTGGACTACCAACAAGGGTTATTAAATGCTGTCTACAAAGCCAACCCCGCCACAAAAACTTGCCTATTTACAACTGAAAACGACGTAAAACAATGTATCGAAAAACCAACTCCCTGGCTGAGGAAAAAACGAGAGGACCAGCAATCACTTGAATCGCCTATAAGAACTAATTGTGGAGCACAGAAAAACCACCATCTGCttgtttttgaattcaat GATTGTGGTTCAGAAACAGATTTCGTACAATATGGACACAATGCTTTGGACGAAGTTCGCGAATTA GGTCACGAACGAAACGTAACTCCTTTTAAATTCAGGGCTACGTACCCCATGTACGAAATATGCTACGACTTCGACGCGAATAAAACTCTGTGGACGAGAAATCAGGTATTAGAACCTATGCTATTCTTCACTCCAGAAACACCGCAAGATGCAGAAAGACACATAAAATTGGACTCCTTAAGCACTTCAACGTACgatctcaaaataaaaactgataCCTTCGAAAgtttaaagaaaaaataccaatctGACTCAACACGGTTAGGAATGAACCCAGAATACCTAGTTCCACCAAAACATTTCGCCATGTCGCATTGGAAAACATCGGCTCGCCATTTCGTCAACACAGCACCCCTGTTGCCAAAATTTCGCCGATTAATGCGCGTCATTAACGAAGGCTTACTCAAACTATCTGTTCGTGCGTTCGACTATGATGGCAAAAAGTTGCACATCTTTACCAAAGCGATGACTAATACTAACGTATATACACCTCTCATAACACCTCTCCTAAACTATATCGGATTGGGACCGTCTGAAGAGCATATCGCTGAAAATATTTGGTATAAATTCATCTACAACGAAACTGACAAATCTGCAGCACTGATCACTTTATACAATTACAATGAACTGCCAAAAGGTACGCCATGTGAGAATACATTAGCTTGTAATTTCGCTAAGTGGCTTGCAAGGCAGACTACATTCACCCAAAAAGTGCTGGATTTTGTCGGATGTACTGCAATTTCGTCGACAGTAGCTAAAGAATTATTCCAAGTGGATGTAGAAATAAAAAGTACTATTGATTTAactaatttaattaaaaaattccacaccGACTTTAATTTAGCATTCCTCAAGAACAACCCAAAAGATTCACTAGACCTAGTTCTGCAATCGGAATTGAGTGATACATCATTGGAAGATGAAGAAGGTTCGCCAAATACTGGAGAAAATAATTTGAGCCTCGTTCCAGTTGATCCATCCACACCTAAGCAAGAAGTCGACACAGAGTCGCACGATCCTGCTAATGAAAAAAGCATAGTTTTAACATAA